A genomic segment from Sphingomonas astaxanthinifaciens DSM 22298 encodes:
- a CDS encoding ABC transporter ATP-binding protein — MQQVSGEGAAVEARDLVKTFGDKLAVDGVSLAVPTGSIFGLLGPNGAGKTTTLRMLLGIIDPDSGTRSLLGRTNPLDAASEVGYLPEERGLYPAMVAREAIAFMGALRGLPIREGRRRAVAMLAERGLSEWENKPIRTLSKGMAQTVQLLGTLIHHPRLIVLDEPFSGLDAINQEKLEALIRAEAAAGATVIFSTHVIAHAERLCERIAIVAAGKVAFAGAVDAARDRLRPIVRLQTRAEEGPWRSALPHEARWTGREWRFELPPEGPEPLLRALLEHDAGIETLSIERPGLHDAFVAIAGAAAAEAMGQGVPA, encoded by the coding sequence CTGCAGCAAGTGTCGGGGGAGGGCGCGGCGGTCGAAGCCCGCGATCTCGTCAAGACCTTCGGCGACAAGCTGGCCGTCGACGGGGTCAGCCTGGCGGTCCCGACCGGAAGCATTTTCGGCCTGCTCGGCCCCAATGGCGCGGGCAAGACCACCACGCTCCGCATGCTGCTCGGGATCATCGACCCCGACAGCGGGACCCGCAGCCTGCTCGGACGGACCAATCCGCTCGATGCGGCAAGCGAGGTCGGCTACCTCCCCGAGGAGCGCGGCCTCTATCCCGCGATGGTCGCGCGCGAGGCGATCGCCTTCATGGGCGCGCTGCGCGGACTGCCCATCCGCGAGGGCCGCCGCCGCGCGGTCGCGATGCTCGCCGAACGCGGGCTGTCGGAGTGGGAGAACAAGCCGATCCGCACCCTGTCCAAGGGCATGGCCCAGACGGTGCAATTGCTCGGAACGCTCATCCACCATCCCCGGCTGATCGTGCTCGACGAACCCTTCTCGGGCCTCGACGCGATCAATCAGGAAAAGCTCGAAGCGCTGATCCGCGCCGAAGCCGCGGCGGGCGCGACCGTCATCTTCTCGACCCACGTCATCGCCCACGCCGAGCGATTGTGCGAGCGGATCGCGATCGTCGCCGCGGGCAAGGTCGCCTTCGCCGGCGCGGTCGATGCCGCGCGCGACCGGCTGCGTCCGATCGTCCGACTCCAGACCCGCGCCGAGGAAGGCCCGTGGCGCTCGGCACTTCCCCATGAAGCGCGCTGGACCGGCCGCGAATGGCGCTTCGAACTGCCGCCAGAAGGCCCCGAGCCCCTCCTGCGCGCGCTCCTCGAACATGATGCGGGGATCGAGACCTTGTCGATCGAGCGGCCCGGACTCCACGATGCCTTCGTCGCCATCGCCGGGGCCGCCGCCGCCGAGGCCATGGGCCAGGGAGTACCCGCATGA
- the queG gene encoding tRNA epoxyqueuosine(34) reductase QueG: MPEPASLKERIRAEAERLGFVACGFARADAVPEAGERLRAWLAEGRHGTMGWMEERAGQRAHPQALWPEAKSVIALAMSYAPAGDPRALEAEAERGRISVYAQGADYHKTVKKALKALARFIVDAVPSELKVFVDTAPVMEKPLSAAAGIGWQGKHTNLLSRSHGNWLFLGVIFTELELEPDPPGSQHCGSCTACIGACPTGAIDAPGKLDARRCISYLTIEHAGPIPLEFREAMGNRIYGCDDCLAACPWNRFAAQAQANRAFLPRAELVAPRLADLLALDDGSFRELFAGSPIKRIGVKRFLRNCLVAAGNSGDGALLPRVEALAGDSDPVVAEAADWAAERLRVAAAPGS, encoded by the coding sequence GTGCCTGAACCCGCAAGCCTTAAGGAAAGGATACGAGCCGAGGCCGAGCGCCTGGGATTCGTCGCCTGCGGCTTCGCCCGCGCCGACGCGGTGCCCGAGGCGGGCGAGCGCCTGCGCGCGTGGCTGGCCGAAGGGCGCCACGGAACCATGGGCTGGATGGAAGAACGCGCCGGACAGCGGGCGCATCCCCAGGCTTTGTGGCCCGAGGCGAAGAGCGTCATCGCGCTGGCGATGAGCTATGCCCCGGCGGGCGACCCGAGGGCGCTCGAAGCCGAGGCCGAACGGGGGCGGATCAGCGTCTATGCGCAGGGCGCCGACTATCACAAGACGGTCAAGAAGGCGCTGAAGGCGCTGGCCCGCTTCATCGTCGATGCCGTTCCATCCGAGCTCAAGGTCTTCGTCGACACCGCGCCAGTGATGGAGAAACCGCTCTCGGCCGCGGCGGGGATCGGCTGGCAGGGGAAGCACACCAATCTCCTCTCGCGGAGCCACGGCAACTGGCTGTTCCTGGGCGTCATCTTCACCGAGCTGGAATTGGAGCCCGACCCCCCGGGAAGTCAGCATTGCGGGAGCTGCACCGCCTGCATCGGGGCGTGTCCGACGGGAGCCATCGACGCGCCGGGCAAGCTCGATGCGCGGCGGTGCATCTCCTACCTGACGATCGAGCATGCCGGGCCGATCCCGCTCGAATTTCGCGAGGCGATGGGCAATCGCATCTACGGCTGCGACGACTGCCTCGCGGCCTGTCCGTGGAACCGGTTCGCCGCGCAGGCGCAGGCCAATCGCGCCTTCCTGCCGCGCGCCGAACTGGTCGCGCCGCGTCTCGCCGACCTGCTCGCCCTCGACGATGGCAGCTTCCGCGAGCTGTTCGCGGGGAGCCCGATCAAGCGGATCGGGGTCAAGCGCTTCCTCCGCAACTGCCTGGTCGCCGCGGGCAATAGCGGCGACGGCGCGCTCCTGCCGCGGGTCGAGGCACTAGCTGGTGATTCTGATCCCGTGGTGGCCGAAGCCGCCGACTGGGCGGCCGAGCGGCTCAGAGTCGCGGCGGCGCCAGGCTCGTGA
- a CDS encoding adenosine kinase, translated as MTQPRYDVLAIGNAIVDVIADADDAFLAAEGLVKGSMRLVDEAESAGLYSRMRPGREISGGSAGNTAAGLAALGCKVAYAGQVADDQLGAIYAHDISAQGIDFIVAPRGGIGATATSLILVTPDAQRTMNTFLGACQRLELGHFEPEIAAEAGIVYLEGYLWSADAPRAAMLEAIAIAKEAGRRVALTLSDSFVVDAHRAEFLQLIEDGKLDILFGNAAELAAMAGEEDFDSAVAALAERVPLLVATHGEHGAVAVRGDERARVAAEPISQLVDTTGAGDLFAAGFLAGEVRGLPLEQSLRLGAIAAAEVIQHYGARPEADLKVLAGDLLA; from the coding sequence ATGACCCAGCCCCGCTACGACGTGCTCGCCATCGGCAATGCCATCGTCGACGTGATCGCCGATGCCGACGACGCCTTCCTCGCTGCCGAGGGGCTGGTGAAGGGCTCGATGCGGCTGGTCGACGAAGCGGAATCGGCCGGGCTCTACAGCCGGATGCGCCCGGGCCGCGAGATCAGCGGCGGTTCGGCGGGCAACACCGCGGCGGGGCTGGCGGCGCTCGGTTGCAAGGTCGCCTATGCCGGCCAGGTCGCGGACGACCAGCTTGGTGCCATCTACGCCCATGACATAAGCGCGCAGGGCATCGACTTCATCGTCGCGCCGCGCGGCGGGATCGGCGCGACCGCGACCAGCCTGATCCTCGTCACGCCCGACGCGCAGCGGACCATGAATACCTTCCTCGGCGCATGCCAGCGGCTCGAGCTCGGCCACTTCGAGCCGGAAATCGCCGCCGAGGCGGGCATCGTCTACCTCGAGGGCTATCTGTGGAGCGCCGACGCGCCCCGGGCGGCGATGCTGGAGGCGATCGCGATTGCGAAGGAGGCGGGCCGACGCGTCGCGCTGACCCTGTCGGACAGTTTCGTCGTCGATGCGCACCGGGCGGAGTTCCTGCAGCTGATCGAGGACGGCAAGCTCGACATCCTGTTCGGCAATGCCGCGGAGCTTGCGGCGATGGCCGGCGAGGAGGATTTCGATTCCGCCGTGGCCGCGCTGGCAGAACGCGTGCCGCTGCTCGTCGCCACGCATGGCGAGCATGGCGCGGTGGCGGTGCGCGGGGACGAGCGGGCGCGGGTCGCCGCCGAACCCATCAGCCAGCTGGTCGACACGACCGGGGCGGGCGACCTCTTCGCGGCGGGCTTTCTCGCCGGCGAAGTCCGCGGCCTGCCGCTCGAGCAGTCGCTTCGGCTGGGCGCGATCGCCGCGGCGGAGGTCATCCAGCATTATGGCGCGCGGCCCGAGGCCGACCTCAAGGTACTGGCCGGCGACCTCCTCGCCTGA
- a CDS encoding amino acid permease, whose protein sequence is MTMRKSVAQVQRETQTSELKRSLGAWNLVLLGIGCIIGAGIFVRTGNAAALHAGPAVLISFVIAGIVCAFAGLCYAELSSTLPVSGSAYTYSYTTLGEFAAWIMGSLLLLEYGLAASVVAVGWSGYIVSLLGDIGLVIPRELTGPTGHAIMEAGVATGGNYLFNLPAFLVCITLSLLLVLGVSESAKVNNIIVAIKVTVLAAFIIVGGFILLSNLDKFTPNWHPFIPPNEGDGKFGWDGILRAASIVFFAYIGFEAVSTAGQEAKDPAKDMPIGIIGSLIACTVIYILVSIVLTLIVPYNQLNVPDPVAVAVDAFGPQWAWLASTIKVGAIIGLTSVILVLMYGQTRIFYTMARDGLLPRVFAKVHPKYQTPWVNTLLVGVIVACAAGFFDINTLGDMTSVGTLAAFGIVCLTVIWLRTTHPELPRGYKVPLYPVLPALGILSCFALIFTVETRVLIFFGWFMLGAIVLYFLYGMRNSELAKGHTVLADDEMPVYREDNPGGGTVHRD, encoded by the coding sequence ATGACCATGCGCAAGAGCGTCGCCCAGGTTCAGCGCGAGACCCAGACCAGCGAGCTCAAGCGCTCGCTCGGTGCCTGGAACCTCGTCCTTCTCGGTATCGGCTGCATCATCGGCGCCGGCATCTTCGTCCGGACCGGCAACGCCGCCGCGCTTCATGCCGGCCCCGCCGTCCTGATCAGCTTCGTCATCGCCGGCATCGTCTGCGCCTTCGCCGGCCTTTGCTATGCCGAATTGTCCTCGACGCTGCCGGTGTCGGGCTCGGCCTATACCTACAGCTACACCACGCTCGGCGAGTTCGCGGCGTGGATCATGGGCTCGCTGCTGCTGCTGGAATATGGCCTCGCCGCCTCGGTCGTTGCGGTCGGCTGGTCGGGCTATATCGTCAGCCTGCTCGGCGACATCGGCCTCGTCATCCCGCGCGAGCTGACCGGCCCGACCGGGCATGCGATCATGGAAGCGGGGGTCGCCACCGGCGGCAACTACCTGTTCAACCTGCCGGCGTTCCTCGTCTGCATAACCCTGTCGCTGCTGCTCGTGCTCGGCGTCAGCGAGAGCGCCAAGGTCAACAACATCATCGTCGCGATCAAGGTGACGGTGCTCGCCGCCTTCATCATCGTTGGCGGCTTCATCCTCCTGTCGAACCTCGACAAGTTCACCCCCAACTGGCACCCGTTCATTCCGCCCAACGAGGGTGACGGCAAGTTCGGCTGGGACGGCATCCTGCGCGCCGCCTCGATCGTCTTCTTCGCCTACATCGGCTTCGAAGCGGTCTCGACCGCCGGCCAGGAAGCCAAGGATCCGGCCAAGGACATGCCGATCGGGATCATCGGCAGCCTCATCGCCTGCACGGTCATCTACATCCTGGTGTCGATCGTGCTGACCCTGATCGTGCCCTACAACCAGCTCAACGTGCCCGATCCGGTCGCGGTCGCGGTCGATGCCTTCGGCCCGCAATGGGCCTGGCTCGCCTCGACCATCAAGGTCGGCGCGATCATCGGCCTGACCAGCGTCATCCTCGTGCTGATGTATGGCCAGACCCGCATCTTCTACACCATGGCGCGTGACGGCCTGCTGCCGCGCGTCTTCGCGAAGGTGCACCCGAAGTACCAGACCCCGTGGGTCAACACGCTGCTGGTCGGCGTGATCGTCGCCTGCGCGGCGGGTTTCTTCGACATCAACACGCTCGGCGACATGACCTCGGTCGGAACGCTGGCGGCCTTCGGGATCGTCTGCCTGACCGTGATCTGGCTGCGCACCACCCACCCGGAACTGCCGCGCGGCTACAAGGTCCCGCTCTATCCGGTGCTGCCGGCGCTGGGCATCCTCAGCTGCTTCGCGCTGATCTTCACCGTCGAGACCCGGGTGCTGATCTTCTTCGGCTGGTTCATGCTCGGCGCGATCGTGCTCTACTTCCTCTACGGGATGCGCAATTCGGAGCTGGCGAAGGGGCATACCGTTCTCGCCGACGACGAAATGCCCGTCTACCGCGAGGACAATCCCGGCGGCGGCACGGTTCACCGCGACTGA
- a CDS encoding HIT domain-containing protein encodes MPIDHKQTYDGNNIFARIVRGEIPSKKVLETEHSLAFHDINPLAAIHVLVIPKGPYVSWEDFSANASDAEIADFVRAVGETARIVGAEPQGYRLLANTGKRAGQEVAHLHVHIFGGQPLGGMLAR; translated from the coding sequence ATGCCAATTGATCACAAGCAGACGTACGACGGGAACAACATCTTCGCGCGGATCGTCCGGGGCGAAATCCCCTCCAAGAAGGTGCTCGAGACCGAGCACAGCCTTGCCTTCCACGACATCAATCCGCTGGCGGCGATCCACGTGCTGGTGATCCCCAAGGGCCCTTACGTCAGCTGGGAGGATTTCTCGGCCAATGCCTCCGACGCCGAGATCGCCGACTTTGTCCGCGCGGTAGGCGAGACCGCAAGGATCGTCGGTGCCGAGCCGCAGGGCTATCGCCTCCTCGCCAACACCGGCAAGCGCGCCGGGCAGGAAGTCGCGCATCTCCACGTCCACATCTTCGGCGGCCAGCCACTGGGGGGCATGCTCGCGCGCTGA
- a CDS encoding SspB family protein — protein sequence MADESAESLIPYDEIVQEALRDVVGRVLTTVEKGGGLPGGHHFYITFRTRMAGVEIPKHLAQRFPDEMTIVIQHRFWDLHVAPDFFTVGLSFGGVPATLRVPFAAVTDFVDPAVDFSLKFQANGAENDGHEDHDTPENDAPAVVPVEDGSNVVSVDFTRKK from the coding sequence ATGGCCGACGAGAGCGCAGAAAGCCTGATTCCCTACGACGAGATCGTGCAGGAGGCGCTGCGCGACGTGGTCGGGCGTGTGCTCACCACGGTCGAGAAGGGCGGCGGGCTCCCCGGCGGGCATCATTTCTACATCACTTTCCGCACCCGCATGGCGGGGGTCGAGATCCCCAAGCATCTCGCCCAGCGCTTCCCGGACGAGATGACGATCGTCATCCAGCACCGCTTCTGGGACCTCCATGTCGCGCCCGATTTCTTCACCGTGGGGCTGAGCTTCGGCGGGGTGCCCGCGACGCTCCGAGTGCCGTTCGCGGCAGTGACCGACTTCGTCGATCCGGCGGTCGACTTCAGCCTCAAGTTCCAGGCCAACGGTGCCGAGAATGACGGGCATGAAGATCATGACACGCCGGAGAACGACGCCCCCGCGGTCGTCCCGGTCGAGGACGGCTCGAACGTCGTCTCGGTCGATTTCACCCGCAAGAAATGA
- the fumC gene encoding class II fumarate hydratase: protein MSETTRTETDSFGPIEVPADSYWGAQTQRSLGNFPFGERERMPIRLVHAQAIVKQAAARVNRKHGLGAELADAMESAASAIIRGDFDDQFPLTIWQTGSGTQTNMNVNEVIAGIANEALAGTRGGKSPVHPNDHVNKSQSSNDSFPTALHVAAVLAAEQQLYPALDRLTQALEAKARAWDHIVKIGRTHTQDATPLTLGQEFSGYAAQLVSCRKRIEGALEGNLRKLAIGGTAVGTGLNAPEGWAEDMCAAISDIAGSRFEPAPNKFAEMAARDGLVFFHGALATLAVALNKIANDIRFLGSGPRSGLGELSLPENEPGSSIMPGKVNPTQCESLTMVCAQVIGNGQALTIGGMQGHFELNVFMPLIGSNVLRSVELLSIGMVSFAERCVEGIVANEDHIRDLVARSLMLVTALAPEIGYDNAAAIAKHAHKKGQSLKEAGLELGLVDAETFDRVVRPEAMIGR, encoded by the coding sequence ATGAGCGAGACTACCCGCACCGAGACCGACAGCTTCGGGCCGATCGAGGTCCCGGCCGACAGCTACTGGGGCGCGCAGACCCAGCGCAGCCTCGGCAACTTCCCCTTCGGCGAGCGCGAGCGGATGCCGATCCGGCTGGTCCACGCCCAGGCGATCGTCAAGCAGGCGGCGGCGCGGGTCAATCGCAAGCACGGGCTCGGCGCCGAGCTCGCCGACGCGATGGAAAGCGCCGCCTCGGCGATCATCCGCGGCGATTTCGACGACCAGTTCCCGCTCACCATCTGGCAGACCGGCAGCGGCACCCAGACCAACATGAACGTCAACGAGGTGATCGCGGGCATCGCCAACGAGGCGCTGGCCGGCACCCGCGGCGGCAAGAGCCCGGTGCATCCCAACGATCACGTCAACAAGAGCCAGAGCTCGAACGACAGCTTCCCGACGGCGCTGCATGTCGCCGCGGTGCTGGCAGCGGAGCAGCAGCTCTACCCCGCGCTCGACCGGCTGACCCAGGCGCTCGAGGCCAAGGCCAGGGCGTGGGATCATATCGTCAAGATCGGCCGTACCCATACGCAGGACGCGACCCCGCTGACGCTGGGCCAGGAATTCAGCGGCTATGCGGCGCAGCTGGTCAGCTGCCGCAAGCGGATCGAGGGCGCGCTCGAGGGCAATCTCCGCAAGCTCGCGATCGGCGGGACCGCGGTCGGGACCGGGCTCAATGCGCCCGAGGGCTGGGCCGAGGACATGTGTGCGGCGATCAGCGACATTGCCGGCAGCCGGTTCGAGCCGGCGCCGAACAAGTTCGCCGAAATGGCGGCGCGCGACGGCCTCGTCTTCTTCCACGGCGCGCTGGCGACGCTGGCGGTGGCGCTCAACAAGATCGCCAACGACATCCGCTTCCTCGGAAGCGGGCCGCGCTCGGGGCTCGGCGAACTCAGCCTCCCCGAGAACGAGCCGGGCAGCTCGATCATGCCGGGCAAGGTCAATCCGACCCAGTGCGAGAGCCTGACGATGGTCTGCGCGCAGGTCATCGGCAACGGCCAGGCGCTGACTATCGGCGGGATGCAGGGCCATTTCGAGCTCAATGTCTTCATGCCGCTGATCGGATCGAACGTGCTGCGCTCGGTCGAACTGCTGTCGATCGGGATGGTCAGCTTCGCCGAGCGTTGCGTCGAGGGGATCGTCGCCAACGAGGATCATATCCGCGACCTCGTCGCGCGCAGCCTGATGCTGGTGACCGCGCTGGCGCCGGAGATCGGCTATGACAATGCCGCGGCGATCGCCAAGCATGCCCACAAGAAGGGGCAGAGCCTCAAGGAAGCCGGGCTCGAACTGGGCCTGGTCGATGCCGAGACCTTCGACCGGGTGGTCCGGCCCGAGGCGATGATCGGGCGGTGA